A region of Nocardioides sp. JS614 DNA encodes the following proteins:
- a CDS encoding ABC-F family ATP-binding cassette domain-containing protein, producing the protein MGHVDVAGVRYELPDGRVLLDDVSFRVGEGAKVALVGANGAGKTTLLRIITGDLTPHAGVVTRSGGLGVMRQSVGAALGEAPTVADLLLSVAPPRIRAAAYDVDACERTLMDTDDEKTQMAYAHALSEYADAGGYDLEVTWDVCTMAALGLPFDRAKYRELATLSGGEQKRLVLEYLLRGPDEVLLLDEPDNFLDVPGKIWLEGRIRESAKTVLMISHDRELLNNTATRVVTVELGGGSGGSTGAGAPRVSGNTVWTHPGGFGSYHQARQDRFARFEELRRRWDEEHAKLKQLVLHYKIKAEYNDGMASQYRAAQTRLRKFEEAGPPTEQPREQQVSMRLTGGRTGKRAVVCEHLELTGLMKPFDLEVWYGERVAVLGSNGSGKSHFLRLLAAGGTRPDKEHEPVGDVHVEPVRHRGIAKLGARVRPGWFVQTHDHPELVGRTLLEILHRGDATPDGRGRAGMGREQASRVLDRYELSPAAEQRFESLSGGQQARFQILLLELSGATLLLLDEPTDNLDVQSAEALEEGLAAFEGTVLAVTHDRWFARGFDRFLVYGADGRVYESDGPVWDEGRVERVR; encoded by the coding sequence GTGGGACACGTAGACGTGGCCGGGGTGCGCTATGAGCTGCCCGACGGGCGAGTGCTGCTGGACGACGTGTCGTTCCGCGTCGGCGAGGGCGCCAAGGTCGCGCTCGTGGGCGCGAACGGCGCCGGCAAGACCACGCTGCTGCGGATCATCACCGGCGACCTGACCCCGCACGCCGGCGTGGTCACCCGCTCCGGCGGCCTGGGCGTGATGCGGCAGTCGGTGGGCGCCGCCCTCGGCGAGGCCCCCACGGTCGCCGACCTGCTGCTCAGCGTGGCGCCCCCGCGGATCCGCGCGGCGGCGTACGACGTCGACGCCTGTGAGCGCACCCTCATGGACACCGACGACGAGAAGACGCAGATGGCCTACGCCCACGCGCTCTCGGAGTACGCCGACGCCGGCGGCTACGACCTCGAGGTCACCTGGGACGTCTGCACGATGGCCGCGCTCGGGTTGCCGTTCGACCGCGCGAAGTACCGCGAGCTCGCCACCCTCTCCGGTGGCGAGCAGAAGCGGCTGGTGCTGGAGTACCTCCTCCGCGGCCCCGACGAGGTGCTGCTGCTCGACGAGCCGGACAACTTCCTCGACGTGCCCGGCAAGATCTGGCTCGAGGGGCGCATCCGCGAGTCCGCCAAGACCGTGCTGATGATCAGCCACGACCGCGAGCTGCTCAACAACACCGCGACCCGGGTGGTCACCGTCGAGCTGGGGGGTGGTTCCGGGGGATCCACGGGGGCCGGAGCCCCCCGTGTGTCCGGCAACACCGTGTGGACCCATCCGGGAGGCTTCGGCTCCTACCACCAGGCCCGGCAGGACCGGTTCGCCCGGTTTGAGGAGCTGCGCCGGCGGTGGGACGAGGAGCACGCCAAGCTCAAGCAGCTCGTGCTGCACTACAAGATCAAGGCCGAGTACAACGACGGCATGGCCTCGCAGTACCGCGCCGCCCAGACCCGGCTGCGCAAGTTCGAGGAGGCCGGCCCGCCGACCGAGCAGCCGCGGGAGCAACAGGTGTCGATGCGGCTCACGGGCGGGCGCACCGGCAAGCGCGCCGTCGTCTGTGAGCACCTGGAGCTCACCGGACTGATGAAGCCGTTCGACCTCGAGGTCTGGTACGGCGAGCGCGTGGCCGTGCTCGGCTCGAACGGATCGGGCAAGTCGCACTTCCTGCGGCTGCTCGCCGCGGGCGGGACCCGGCCGGACAAGGAGCACGAGCCCGTCGGTGACGTCCACGTCGAGCCGGTCCGGCACCGGGGGATCGCGAAGCTGGGCGCACGGGTGCGACCGGGCTGGTTCGTGCAGACCCACGACCACCCCGAGCTGGTCGGCCGCACCCTGCTGGAGATCCTGCACCGCGGCGACGCGACGCCGGACGGTCGTGGGCGTGCCGGGATGGGCCGCGAGCAGGCCAGCCGGGTGCTCGACCGCTACGAGCTCAGCCCCGCGGCGGAGCAGCGGTTCGAGTCGCTCAGCGGCGGTCAGCAGGCCCGGTTCCAGATCCTGCTACTCGAGCTCTCCGGCGCGACCCTGCTGCTGCTCGACGAGCCGACCGACAACCTCGACGTGCAGTCCGCCGAGGCCCTGGAGGAGGGGCTCGCGGCGTTCGAGGGCACCGTGCTCGCGGTCACCCACGACCGCTGGTTCGCGCGCGGCTTCGACCGGTTCCTCGTCTACGGCGCGGACGGCCGGGTCTACGAGTCCGACGGTCCGGTCTGGGACGAGGGCCGGGTCGAACGGGTCCGATGA
- a CDS encoding S1C family serine protease, with protein sequence MNDQPTSPPPGPPNPYFSTPAPLGPPPQGPPPGVAPDPQPGQRRPRRTGLAAAVVATALVAGGAAGVGGAAAWSALDDGGSSSAGGPSSRTTAQVVDTPDSEAPAGSVEQVAAKVLPSVVKIDVAGAQGAGSGSGIILSSDGEILTNNHVVELAGDNGSIRVSFNDGSTAKAEILGTDPLTDTAVIKAQDVSGLTPATIGKSGDLKVGESVVAIGSPFGLDSTVTSGIVSALDRPVDVGSDGQGNSTTYPAIQTDAAINPGNSGGALVDLDGNVVGINSSIRTASSMEGQAGSIGLGFAIPMDEVMPIVDQMVNGETPTHARLGISVSDVASRPGAEVTEGAEVQDVNAGSTADDAGLAKGDIITKVDDQLISGADSLVATIRSYRPGDEVTVTYEHGGDTKTVTLQLDSDADTSNS encoded by the coding sequence ATGAACGACCAGCCCACCAGTCCGCCTCCGGGACCGCCGAACCCGTACTTCTCCACCCCGGCGCCGCTGGGTCCGCCTCCCCAGGGCCCGCCTCCCGGGGTGGCGCCGGACCCGCAGCCGGGGCAGCGTCGTCCTCGCCGGACCGGCCTCGCCGCCGCGGTCGTCGCGACCGCGCTGGTGGCCGGCGGCGCGGCAGGGGTCGGCGGCGCCGCCGCCTGGAGCGCGCTCGACGATGGAGGCTCGTCGAGCGCGGGCGGCCCCAGCAGCCGCACGACGGCGCAGGTCGTCGACACCCCCGACTCCGAGGCACCGGCCGGCTCCGTCGAGCAGGTCGCTGCCAAGGTGCTGCCTTCGGTGGTCAAGATCGACGTGGCCGGCGCCCAGGGCGCCGGTTCGGGCTCGGGGATCATCCTCAGCTCCGACGGCGAGATCCTCACCAACAACCACGTGGTGGAGCTCGCCGGCGACAACGGGTCGATCCGGGTCTCCTTCAACGACGGCTCCACCGCGAAGGCCGAGATCCTCGGCACCGACCCCCTGACGGACACCGCGGTGATCAAGGCCCAGGACGTCTCCGGGCTGACGCCCGCGACGATCGGGAAGTCGGGCGACCTCAAGGTCGGCGAGAGCGTCGTGGCGATCGGGTCCCCGTTCGGGCTCGACTCGACGGTGACCAGCGGCATCGTGAGTGCGCTGGACCGGCCGGTGGACGTCGGCTCCGACGGCCAGGGCAACAGCACGACGTACCCCGCGATCCAGACCGACGCTGCGATCAACCCGGGCAACAGCGGCGGCGCGCTCGTCGACCTCGACGGCAACGTCGTCGGCATCAACTCCTCGATCCGCACCGCCAGCTCCATGGAGGGGCAGGCCGGCTCGATCGGGCTCGGCTTCGCCATCCCGATGGACGAGGTGATGCCGATCGTCGACCAGATGGTCAACGGCGAGACCCCGACCCACGCCCGCCTCGGCATCTCCGTCTCCGACGTCGCGAGCCGGCCCGGAGCCGAGGTGACCGAGGGCGCCGAGGTCCAAGACGTCAACGCCGGCTCGACCGCGGACGACGCCGGCCTGGCGAAGGGCGACATCATCACCAAGGTCGACGACCAGCTGATCAGCGGCGCCGACTCCCTGGTCGCCACCATCAGGTCCTACCGGCCCGGCGACGAGGTCACCGTCACCTACGAGCACGGCGGCGACACCAAGACCGTCACTCTCCAGCTGGACTCGGACGCGGACACGTCCAACTCCTGA
- a CDS encoding MFS transporter: protein MTSLDSLGTREDRLGPLRFRNFRLLVTGSATSSLGNAIAPVALAFAVLDLGGSATDLGLVVAAYALAEVATVLFGGVLGDRVARQLMMEGSNAACALSQATVAVLVVGGWATMPVLAGFGVVNGCLGALSGPSSSAMTRMTVPAERLASAVALRGLLQTSAAVVGFAVGGVLVAAVGPGWAIGVDAVTFAVAALCFGRLDVPHTRPEGARPSFVSDLGEGLREVLRHTWLWLLIGQALLYHLFYGGAQSVVGPIVMEDGFGRSSWGLALGTLMAGFVVGGLVCLRWRPRRLLHVGTALLSLTAAFPLAMALSDRLGPILVGAFVHGVGLQVFDVFWQLAIQENIAEDKLARVYSFDLVGSFIARPVGLVLTGPVAQAVGFHRWLVVVGCVMGGSALLSLLSPDVRRLERRS, encoded by the coding sequence GTGACCTCGCTCGACAGCCTCGGGACCCGCGAGGACCGGCTCGGCCCGCTGCGCTTCCGCAACTTCCGGCTGCTGGTGACCGGGTCGGCGACCAGCTCGCTCGGCAACGCGATCGCTCCGGTGGCGCTCGCGTTCGCCGTGCTCGATCTCGGCGGCTCGGCCACCGATCTCGGGCTGGTCGTGGCGGCGTACGCCCTCGCGGAGGTGGCGACCGTGCTGTTCGGCGGCGTCCTCGGCGACCGGGTGGCCCGGCAGCTGATGATGGAGGGCTCCAACGCGGCGTGTGCGCTGAGCCAGGCGACAGTGGCGGTCCTCGTGGTGGGCGGCTGGGCGACGATGCCGGTCCTGGCCGGCTTCGGGGTCGTCAACGGCTGCCTCGGCGCGCTGAGCGGGCCGTCGTCCTCCGCGATGACCCGGATGACGGTCCCCGCCGAGCGACTCGCCTCGGCGGTGGCGCTGCGCGGCCTGCTCCAGACCAGCGCCGCCGTCGTGGGGTTCGCCGTCGGTGGCGTGCTGGTCGCGGCGGTCGGGCCCGGCTGGGCGATCGGCGTCGACGCCGTGACGTTCGCGGTGGCGGCTCTCTGCTTCGGCCGCCTCGACGTGCCGCACACCCGCCCCGAAGGCGCCCGCCCCTCGTTCGTCAGCGATCTCGGTGAGGGGCTGCGCGAGGTGCTCCGCCACACCTGGCTGTGGCTGCTCATCGGCCAGGCGCTGCTGTACCACCTGTTCTACGGCGGTGCCCAGTCCGTCGTCGGGCCGATCGTGATGGAGGACGGGTTCGGCCGATCCAGCTGGGGGCTGGCGCTCGGCACCCTGATGGCCGGCTTCGTCGTCGGCGGGCTCGTGTGCCTGCGGTGGCGTCCGCGCCGGCTGCTGCACGTCGGGACCGCGCTGCTGTCGCTCACCGCGGCCTTCCCGCTGGCGATGGCGCTGAGCGACCGCCTGGGGCCGATCCTCGTCGGCGCCTTCGTGCACGGCGTCGGGCTGCAGGTCTTCGACGTGTTCTGGCAGCTGGCGATCCAGGAGAACATCGCCGAGGACAAGCTCGCGCGGGTCTACTCCTTCGACCTGGTCGGCTCGTTCATCGCCCGGCCGGTCGGCCTCGTGCTGACCGGCCCGGTCGCGCAGGCGGTCGGCTTCCACCGCTGGCTGGTCGTCGTCGGCTGCGTGATGGGCGGCAGCGCCCTGCTCTCGCTGCTGTCCCCCGACGTGCGGCGGCTGGAGCGGCGGAGCTGA
- a CDS encoding choice-of-anchor A family protein, giving the protein MTMSALARARALRLPLAGAMITGVLAAAGLSGTAAEATTPPACEPVSNAFGPATGWTEFVEGNGSRGAESEGAIAYGGNHTAGGMTVGTRLPSGFPVGSAALVVAGSHGTYNLQKGSAYVTPPSGVNFNGGPGTGYLASNPVDFATSFTQLRALSTAWGAATANGTVGSGTAGGNPALVFTGTDPSLNVFTLTVAQAADLASGKHVGYQVPGGATTIINVPGTSVALAGQMWDLSSGASQVNDAVMASYPGIIWNFPDATTLTMSYGSAWGGHILAPRAAFTVSAVGHTIGQVIAKSFSSAYETHQNLLPSSACVPPPPPTPGTPDVTITKSASTATPTGGDTFTYTLTATNVGDADATGVVVRDALPAGVTFGSASAPCTQSAGVVTCTVGNLAAGASTTVTITVTANPIAGAGPVVHPGGDHWMTPYHPEAQVDLDPGQQRSITLGCNPGDILSDGDFRIDHVDQGTGAFSDVKVLSSRSIGTGTWKGVIRNDATGRVQAKAFIVCLPGRTEGGNDGHRHDLLVDAAPVTLTQSLPVGRTQVTLTCRAGTVPIAPGYDLSSAGAVLVGSETSYPARTWTLTFRATAPVTVTASALCLSTTTSAVDGHTHQLRFTHVVDHVTVPADTPAEGLEIKVSCPDDGKGVVATFDLPEGVTTWGHDPRLKERAFRLYNESGAATDAVLDLVCLNDRVGTDMGTDEPTTVVNTATVSSSSTDANPANNAASATVTVLPGSSTTSLAGRLRVSGSTSSLRVLSSMPGRGKLAVRSQGVLLARGEVGLRAGGEATARLRLTDAGRRGLARLDRVQVTVDPTRGRTVRRTVPVQR; this is encoded by the coding sequence ATGACCATGTCTGCGCTCGCGCGCGCCCGCGCTCTTCGCCTTCCGCTCGCCGGAGCGATGATCACCGGGGTCCTGGCCGCCGCCGGACTGTCCGGGACCGCCGCCGAGGCCACCACGCCGCCGGCCTGCGAGCCCGTGTCGAACGCGTTCGGACCGGCCACCGGGTGGACCGAGTTCGTCGAGGGGAACGGCAGCCGCGGCGCCGAGTCCGAGGGCGCCATCGCGTACGGCGGGAACCACACTGCCGGCGGGATGACCGTCGGCACCCGCCTGCCGTCCGGCTTCCCGGTCGGCTCCGCCGCGCTCGTCGTGGCCGGCAGCCATGGCACCTACAACCTCCAGAAGGGCAGCGCCTACGTCACGCCGCCGTCGGGGGTGAACTTCAACGGGGGCCCCGGTACGGGTTACCTCGCAAGCAACCCCGTCGACTTCGCGACCTCCTTCACCCAGCTGCGCGCGCTGTCGACGGCGTGGGGGGCCGCGACCGCGAACGGCACCGTCGGCAGCGGTACGGCGGGAGGCAACCCCGCGCTGGTGTTCACCGGCACCGACCCGTCGTTGAACGTGTTCACGCTGACGGTCGCTCAGGCCGCCGACCTCGCGTCCGGCAAGCACGTCGGCTACCAGGTCCCGGGTGGTGCCACGACCATCATCAACGTGCCCGGGACCTCGGTGGCCCTGGCCGGCCAGATGTGGGACCTGTCGTCCGGCGCCAGCCAGGTCAACGACGCGGTGATGGCGTCCTACCCCGGCATCATCTGGAACTTCCCCGACGCCACCACGCTGACCATGAGCTACGGGTCGGCCTGGGGCGGGCACATCCTCGCGCCGAGGGCGGCGTTCACGGTGAGCGCGGTCGGCCACACGATCGGCCAGGTCATCGCGAAGAGCTTCTCGTCGGCCTACGAGACGCACCAGAACCTGCTGCCGAGCAGCGCCTGCGTCCCGCCGCCGCCTCCGACCCCGGGTACGCCGGACGTGACGATCACCAAGTCGGCCTCGACCGCGACCCCGACGGGCGGTGACACCTTCACCTACACGTTGACCGCCACGAACGTCGGTGACGCCGACGCGACCGGCGTGGTCGTCCGCGACGCGCTGCCGGCCGGCGTCACGTTCGGGTCCGCCTCGGCGCCCTGCACGCAGTCCGCCGGAGTCGTGACCTGCACGGTCGGCAACCTCGCGGCGGGAGCCTCCACCACGGTGACGATCACGGTGACCGCGAACCCGATCGCCGGCGCGGGACCGGTGGTGCACCCGGGTGGTGACCACTGGATGACGCCGTACCACCCGGAGGCCCAGGTCGACCTCGATCCCGGCCAGCAGCGCAGCATCACGCTGGGCTGCAACCCCGGGGACATCCTCAGCGACGGCGACTTCCGGATCGACCACGTCGACCAGGGGACCGGCGCGTTCTCCGACGTGAAGGTGCTCAGCTCGCGCAGCATCGGCACCGGCACCTGGAAGGGCGTGATCCGCAACGACGCGACCGGCCGGGTCCAGGCGAAGGCCTTCATCGTCTGCCTGCCGGGCCGGACCGAGGGCGGCAACGACGGCCACCGCCACGACCTCCTGGTCGACGCCGCCCCGGTCACGCTGACCCAGTCGCTACCGGTCGGTCGCACCCAGGTGACGCTGACCTGTCGGGCCGGCACCGTGCCGATCGCGCCGGGCTACGACCTCTCCTCCGCCGGTGCCGTCCTGGTCGGCTCGGAGACGAGCTATCCGGCCCGCACCTGGACGCTGACCTTCCGCGCCACCGCGCCGGTGACCGTGACCGCCAGCGCGTTGTGCCTGTCGACGACGACCAGCGCGGTCGACGGGCACACCCACCAGCTGCGCTTCACCCACGTCGTCGACCACGTGACCGTTCCCGCGGACACCCCGGCCGAGGGCCTCGAGATCAAGGTCAGCTGCCCGGACGACGGCAAGGGCGTCGTCGCGACCTTCGACCTGCCCGAGGGCGTCACCACGTGGGGGCACGACCCTCGGCTCAAGGAGCGCGCGTTCCGGCTCTACAACGAGTCGGGCGCGGCCACGGACGCGGTCCTCGACCTGGTCTGCCTCAACGACCGCGTCGGGACCGACATGGGCACCGACGAGCCGACGACCGTCGTCAACACCGCCACCGTCTCGTCGAGCTCGACCGACGCCAACCCCGCCAACAACGCGGCGAGCGCCACCGTGACGGTGCTGCCCGGCTCGTCCACCACGAGCCTCGCCGGGCGGCTGCGGGTCTCCGGGTCGACGTCGTCGCTGCGGGTGCTGTCCTCGATGCCGGGCCGCGGGAAGCTCGCCGTCCGCTCGCAGGGCGTCCTTCTCGCCCGGGGTGAGGTCGGCCTGCGGGCCGGCGGTGAGGCCACCGCCCGGCTGCGGCTGACCGACGCCGGCCGGCGCGGGCTCGCGCGCCTGGACCGGGTGCAGGTCACCGTCGACCCCACCCGTGGCAGGACGGTCCGGCGGACGGTGCCCGTCCAGCGGTAG
- a CDS encoding HAD family hydrolase, producing the protein MKLDTPAGVVFDLGNVLIDWDPYPAIAAGVGPDEARRFLAAEDFDFLAWNLVQDAGGRWADAEDAVRRTHPHWAEHALAYRAHFTESLVGEVPGTADVVRDLHAAGVPLFGLTNWSDELYPHAPERFEVLALLDDVVVSGTEQVAKPDARVFEIVAERSGIALDRLAFVDDKQANVDAAAALGMDAILFTDAAALREELRARGLPV; encoded by the coding sequence ATGAAACTCGACACTCCGGCAGGCGTCGTCTTCGATCTCGGCAACGTGCTGATCGACTGGGATCCGTACCCCGCGATCGCGGCGGGGGTCGGCCCGGACGAGGCCCGGCGGTTCCTCGCGGCCGAGGACTTCGACTTCCTGGCGTGGAACCTGGTCCAGGACGCCGGCGGCCGCTGGGCGGACGCCGAGGACGCCGTACGCCGGACCCACCCGCACTGGGCCGAGCACGCGCTGGCCTACCGCGCCCACTTCACCGAGTCCCTCGTCGGGGAGGTGCCGGGCACGGCCGACGTGGTGCGCGACCTGCATGCGGCCGGCGTGCCGCTGTTCGGGCTGACCAACTGGTCCGACGAGCTCTACCCGCACGCCCCCGAGCGGTTCGAGGTGCTCGCGCTGCTCGATGACGTGGTGGTCTCGGGGACCGAGCAGGTCGCCAAGCCGGACGCCCGGGTCTTCGAGATCGTCGCGGAACGCAGCGGCATCGCGCTGGACCGGCTCGCCTTCGTCGACGACAAGCAGGCGAACGTCGACGCGGCGGCCGCGCTCGGCATGGACGCGATCCTGTTCACCGACGCGGCGGCGCTGCGCGAGGAGCTGCGCGCCCGCGGCCTCCCGGTCTGA
- a CDS encoding citrate synthase gives MTDSLTVRDNRTGQEYEVPITDGTIKAADLGQIKAEEDAPGLAVYDPGFVNTASCRSSVTFIDGDKGVLEYRGYPIEQLAEKSSFLEVAYLLVHGSLPTRAEYEAWVHEITYHTFVHENVKEFMQGFRYDAHPMGMLMASVGALSTFYPDARNISDADNRHMQIVRMIAKMPTLGAWSFRHAQGKPFVYPDNELGYTANFLSMLFKMSEHRFEADERLVKALDVLFILHADHEQNASTNAVRSVGSTQVDPYSAVAAGVGALYGPLHGGANEAVLRMLRRIGTKENIPSFIQGVKDGNERLMGFGHRVYKNYDPRAKIIKKSAEDVFEVTGTNPLLDIALELEKIALEDEYFVKRRLYPNVDFYSGLIYEAFQFPPEMFTVLFAIGRTPGWLSQWLELVQDKEQKIARPKQIYTGERGLDFVPAAERWA, from the coding sequence GTGACTGATTCTCTGACCGTCCGTGACAACCGCACCGGACAGGAGTACGAGGTCCCGATCACCGACGGCACCATCAAGGCCGCGGACCTGGGCCAGATCAAGGCCGAGGAGGACGCGCCCGGCCTCGCGGTCTACGACCCCGGCTTCGTGAACACCGCCTCCTGCCGCAGCTCGGTGACCTTCATCGACGGCGACAAGGGCGTCCTGGAGTACCGCGGCTACCCGATCGAGCAGCTGGCGGAGAAGTCGAGCTTCCTCGAGGTCGCCTACCTCCTGGTCCACGGCTCGCTGCCGACCAGGGCGGAGTACGAGGCGTGGGTGCACGAGATCACGTACCACACGTTCGTGCACGAGAACGTCAAGGAGTTCATGCAGGGCTTCCGCTACGACGCGCACCCGATGGGGATGCTGATGGCGTCGGTCGGGGCCCTGTCGACGTTCTACCCCGACGCCCGCAACATCAGCGACGCCGACAACCGGCACATGCAGATCGTGCGGATGATCGCGAAGATGCCGACGCTGGGCGCCTGGTCGTTCCGGCACGCGCAGGGCAAGCCGTTCGTCTACCCCGACAACGAGCTCGGCTACACCGCCAACTTCCTCTCGATGCTGTTCAAGATGAGCGAGCACCGGTTCGAGGCCGACGAGCGCCTGGTGAAGGCCCTCGACGTGCTGTTCATCCTGCACGCCGACCACGAGCAGAACGCCTCCACCAACGCGGTCCGCTCGGTCGGCTCGACCCAGGTCGACCCCTACTCCGCGGTCGCCGCCGGGGTCGGCGCCCTCTACGGCCCGCTGCACGGCGGCGCCAACGAGGCGGTGCTGCGGATGCTGCGCCGGATCGGCACCAAGGAGAACATCCCCTCCTTCATCCAGGGCGTGAAGGACGGCAACGAGCGGCTGATGGGCTTCGGCCACCGCGTCTACAAGAACTACGACCCCCGCGCCAAGATCATCAAGAAGTCCGCCGAGGACGTCTTCGAGGTCACCGGCACCAACCCGCTGCTGGACATCGCGCTGGAGCTGGAGAAGATCGCGCTCGAGGACGAGTACTTCGTCAAGCGCCGCCTCTACCCCAACGTGGACTTCTACTCCGGCCTGATCTACGAGGCCTTCCAGTTCCCGCCGGAGATGTTCACCGTGTTGTTCGCGATCGGCCGCACCCCCGGCTGGCTGTCCCAGTGGCTCGAGCTGGTGCAGGACAAGGAGCAGAAGATCGCCCGCCCCAAGCAGATCTACACCGGTGAGCGCGGCCTGGACTTCGTGCCCGCTGCCGAGCGCTGGGCGTGA
- the rplM gene encoding 50S ribosomal protein L13: MRTYSPKPGDIQREWLVIDATDVVLGRLAVQTANLLRGKHKAIFAPHVDTGDFVIIVNAEKVALSGDKATTKMAYRHSGYPGGLTATPIGEILEKDARKAIEKAVWGMLPKNKLGRQMLKKLKVYSGPNHPHQAQKATPFEIKQISQ; encoded by the coding sequence GTGCGCACGTACAGCCCCAAGCCCGGCGACATCCAGCGCGAGTGGCTCGTCATCGACGCCACCGACGTCGTCCTCGGCCGCCTCGCCGTGCAGACCGCGAACCTCCTGCGCGGCAAGCACAAGGCGATCTTCGCCCCCCACGTCGACACCGGTGACTTCGTCATCATCGTCAACGCGGAGAAGGTCGCCCTCTCGGGTGACAAGGCGACCACGAAGATGGCCTACCGCCACTCCGGCTACCCCGGTGGTCTCACGGCCACGCCGATCGGCGAGATCCTGGAGAAGGACGCCCGCAAGGCCATCGAGAAGGCCGTGTGGGGCATGCTCCCGAAGAACAAGCTCGGCCGTCAGATGCTGAAGAAGCTGAAGGTCTACTCCGGGCCCAACCACCCGCACCAGGCCCAGAAGGCCACGCCGTTCGAGATCAAGCAGATCTCCCAGTAA
- the rpsI gene encoding 30S ribosomal protein S9, giving the protein MSDTTNEVEETYEVDEQGIAYSSESAPSADAPLRPATIAPANATGRRKEAVARVRLVPGTGEWTVNGRTLDSYFPNKLHQQVVNEPFVTTQLEGRFDVIARIHGGGITGQAGALRLGVARALNAVDVEANRPSLKKAGLLTRDARVIERKKAGLKKARKAPQFSKR; this is encoded by the coding sequence ATGAGCGACACCACCAACGAGGTCGAGGAGACCTACGAGGTCGACGAGCAGGGCATCGCCTACAGCTCGGAGAGCGCGCCGTCCGCCGACGCCCCGCTGCGTCCCGCCACCATCGCCCCTGCGAACGCGACCGGCCGCCGCAAGGAGGCCGTCGCACGCGTCCGCCTGGTGCCCGGCACCGGCGAGTGGACCGTCAACGGCCGCACCCTGGACTCCTACTTCCCGAACAAGCTGCACCAGCAGGTCGTCAACGAGCCCTTCGTGACCACCCAGCTGGAGGGCCGGTTCGACGTGATCGCCCGCATCCACGGCGGTGGCATCACCGGTCAGGCCGGCGCGCTGCGCCTGGGCGTGGCCCGTGCGCTGAACGCGGTCGACGTCGAGGCCAACCGCCCCTCGCTGAAGAAGGCCGGGCTGCTCACCCGCGACGCCCGCGTCATCGAGCGCAAGAAGGCCGGTCTCAAGAAGGCCCGCAAGGCCCCTCAGTTCAGCAAGCGCTAA